The genomic window AATACACCATATGGCTTAACTAGAGTTGTCACCTCGTTTTGCTCAATTAGACAGAATTTACACTGGTGCATATTTTGTGTGGGTGAGTTTGTGTTTGAGTGCGTCTGTTGGGGCTGCAGGACTCTTAATCTGGATTACCATGCAGCAGCGCGGCCGTGCTTTTCATAATCAGTTTGGTGAGCTGTGATTCTCGGCAGCGCATGACACATCTGGGCAGTCGGTtgaggggaggtgtgtgtgtgcgcggtctgggctctgagagaaagagagagcaaggagggtggaggagagagagagagagaagtactCCTCATTCTGCGATGCCTTGTGCGCACAAATGGAGAGTGGACTAGCCGAAGACAATACTGACCGGAGGCTTCTCGCGCATTTTTTTCATGCACAAAATAATTTTTGCGGGTAAGTAAACGCCCCTCATCTCCATTTACGTCACTCCGCTTGCTTTATGTCGGCTCAAACTGCATGCATTTGCAGTTTTACGCGAGTCTTctgtgaagcaaaaacaaaacatgaccGTCACCATCATAACTTTCACCACTCCTGTCGTGTCTTTTTGTCACACTTGTGCACTTGTGAGACGTCCAGAAACATAATTGACGTGACCTCTTTTGCGTAAAGTGCACCCATTTTGCACCTATAAACGCCTTAGTTGTTTACTTTTGTCCTTTTGGCATCAAGTGTTAAATTCATTACATGTAAAGTAATTATTGATGTAACTACTCAACGTGGATTTGAATTGTTCTGTATATTAAAACTTCAACACTGTAACCTATGTATGTCCAGGTATTAAAAAGTTAGGCTTATACGTTGTTGGATAGAAACAATAGAATTCTTGCCACAGATTACCACAGTTTAAGACtatttaatttcatttattaaaataatctgTCACTTACTTTCTAATTAGCTAATCTGACAGCATTCCTCACATTAAATGAAGAAGaatgattgattattgatttatttaaatgcaCATTACATGCACCGACTTTCTTCATACAGTGTGGCAGCTCCACATAAAGTGCTTCATGAAGTCTCTATAGGAACATTTTATCCCTGCAGGTATAGATCATAGTGTCAGGTCCAGACCTCTATTTTGTATTGTTGGCTGTAATGTGTAACAAAATGCACACATAAGGTTTTCTTAGTAGTTGCATCACCACAACACCCCTTCATGCGACTCTTAGGCCTTTACTACTCATTTTTGAGCCTAAGAAAAAGAATAAGAGACTCTGGGGGATTGTCATGGTCCTAATAACTACAATCAACACTGGGTCGTGGAGATGAGCTAGCTTGGAAACACACCCTACCAAATGTTGGTTTAGCCCATAATCCTGCTGTGTGATTTGTCAGATTTCACAGTAAAACCCTGCATTAATGTTAATCTGAGATTGTTACTGTCCGTGTCTGATTAGAGggtggcacacaaacacacaaacaccctgcACACAGTCAAAGTCGCAGACACATACGGCTGGGAATTTAAAGAAACACTGCAGTCAGAGTAGATGTGTGTCATGTTATGGTCGTCACATGATCACCCTGTTTCACACATGAAAGACTTAACGACCCTCTTATATTTGTTTTACAGGAGTTGCTGTGAGAAAGAAACCTGAATTGACACCACAGATTTAAGCTGTTCCATCTTTTTTTTGCCCTGGTTTGTTCAAATCGCAGCTTTCCGGGTCCTCTGGGACACACATACTACTTTCTTTACAAGGTCTCATGGTGTTGATGCTCATATTAAAAACTGTAATATCTGCCCCCCTAATGTTCAATGAAAACTTCATCCTTTGGAGTGAGACGGAGTATGTTGTGGTGCTAAAATACAATCATGCAGCCTAAATCTGGATGATGTATCTGCATCTGTATCTGTATCAACATTTAGAGAGCACATAGTGTGACATGTAattacatgcagtgtgttcttCCTCACTTCATAGCCTACATAAGCAGCTGTGCAATGCATTCTGGTCTCATGTACTTTACAGGAATTATTATTCATGTCCATCATATCTTGCTGTGTGTTGGTCAGATAATTCAAAATCTGAGAGCAGACAGTTTATAAATAAAAGCTTTTGTCCAATCAAATTAGGTCTTTTAGCTAAATGCACTCTTGATCAGATCAAAATAAGGTCCTGGTTAGGACCTCTGCTCGGCATACACTGTTAGCTTAGCAGtagtataatgtgtgtgtgtgtgtgtgcgtgtgcatatCTATTAGCACCTTGGAGCTTCTGGTCCGCACCCTGTGAAAATCTGTGAGAAAGGTCTAATGCCGCCCAACtccatgtgtgtctgttagCTTTATCTCCTCACCGTCCATTTTGGGCAAGAGCAGATTAGTCAGAATCCACCAGCTGCTGTGGAATTGGTTGAAATTGTGCCACACAGCTCTGTAATACAGTTACGTAAATCTGACCAGTCAGAGGTAGGGTTTAACTTGCATAAAGAGCAGGGCACTTGACCCAAAGAGGCAGCAAATTAAAGGTTTCCCATCGGGCCTTTTGTGTTGGTTCCCAGCTTGTGTCCAATGATgcagaactgttttttttttatgtcactaAAATGACAGCTGATATTATATGGGCTCGCTGTGTGGTCAGTGCTGGGTTTTTGTTAGGATCATTTTTGACAAGTCAGTAGGTGGTAGCAGTATAATGTGCAATGTGGAAACACGCAACGCTGCTCTCACACAAAAGCCACATGAGCCATGgtgacagagagcgtctttgAACTCCCCTGTTCATCTCAGGGTTACATAAGTAACTCTTTAAGCAGCTCCAGAACACATCAGAGGGAGTTTGGTGGCTTCAGGCTTTTGTGGCAGACAATTTTCTCTTTAGGGCATGAGGCTGATTACTTGTGAATATTTCTCTGTATAATGGAAATACAAATAATCATCCTGCATCTATATTTAAATTGAGCATTAATATTTCCTGACTCTGTGTGCAGATCATTCCTGATTTTTATGCAATCGGATGAGAAAGACCTTAGATCCAAGCCTGAGCTGTCCTAGTTTGTGCAACATTTGGGGGAGAAAGTCTGTCTCGTCTATTTTTGCACTGTGCCTCTAAAACTCATTCAGTATGTGGAGCGACAGCTATGGGAGAGGTGCTCACTCGGATGGCATCCAGGCTCACTAGTCTTCAGATTAATGTAGATTCCCACAACTCTTCAGAGCTTCACACATTAATACGCAGTTGGCACCGGTAAGCAGTTTCTGTGAAAATGAGGCAAAAGCATAGACAtgttgctgctcctcttcctcatcctctttctctctctctccacagctcagtgcctcactgtttttatttgttctgcCTCCCAGGCTTAATAATGTAGCTGACCGTGTTCTTTATCTGTTCTCTCTCAGTGACACATAGGTGCCTTGACTTGGAGATGTAAAGTAAAGAAATGGCAGAAAGTGGAAAACATGGGGAAAGAGGAAGCAAAGACAAAGCAGGAGAAGTGGGAGGAACAGGAGAAAGACCTCTCCATGAGCCCCATGGACTCTCTCCTTCTGGATCTACCTCCACTGGAACAAAGAGGCATCTTCCTCGAGGGATTGTGATCCAGCTGACTGGGACTGAGGGGGAGTGGGACAGCCTGGATGACAGTGAGCTCATCTTTTCCCTCGACCATGATGAAGACTACCCCTCTATTTCGCTCTCCAAAGACAGGCAACATTCTGTTGAGGAAGATGGAGGGTTGCAGTCCCAAACTTTCCAtgttcctctttctccctcttctcctggCTCACTGGGGAACTGCTCCACTCTGGGTCCTAGCTTTCTCTCCCCCGGCCCTTCCTCACCCACCCACAGGCCTCTGGCAAGCCTTGTCAAATCTCTTTCCACAGAGCTGGAGCTAAAAGAGGGATCCTCTCTCAGACCCAAGCCCTTCCTTAGCCTTGTGAAGTCGATCTCCACAGAGATATCCCGCTCAGAACCAGAAGTGTCACAGTCTAAATCAGACTCCCGTCTCAACCTCCATCTGTGGAGGCAACTGACCCAACCAAAAACCCGCAGCAATGGAGACTCTCGTACCGCTCCACCATCTCCAAGCTCACTCTCGCCCAGCGGAGAAGGTCCGAAGGGGGGCTTCTTCAAAATGGAGCTGGAGGACACTAAGAGGAAGCTCTCAGAGGCTGTGCAGGAACCCCTGAGCAGCATGTTTAGCAAGATCATGAGAGAGGAAAGTGTAGGCAGCCCCAAACACCAGTGTAAGACCCAAGGGTCTCAGCAGACCAGCTGCAGAAGTTGGGGACGGGAAAGTAGCACAGACACGGTTCTTTCTGAGTCGCCTGTGAGGAACTCTAGAAAAGCAGATGCTGATAATTTGCCTGTGTTTGAGTGGCCTTCTGTCAGACATCTCGGGAGAATTCAGCGCAGCCCCTGCCCCGTGCATCACCACAGGCAGCATCACAGGGGAGAGGAGCTGGAAATATGTACAGATGGTGACACGATGCAAGTGTTAGCTGTCGAGACGcacagacaggagaggaggcCACCCGGCTCGGCCACAGTAGGGACCTCTGTTCCTCAGCCCCAGCGTCCTCTGCCACAAATGAGTTTATTCTGTGTGGCAGTACTGTCCTATGGCTACTTCATCCTACCTCTCAGCCCATACTTCTCTGGCCTGGCTCTGGGAATGGCAATGGGCTTCTTGCTTGGGCTGTTGCTCATCAGGATGGGCTCCTCTAAGTCGTCTAGCTGCTCAGCGCCAACGTTCAGACCAGCACAGACGCTGCTGGGAGAGGGGATTCTGACAGGTGACATGGTCTGCAATGAGTCCGACAACCTTAAGGTAAATAGAGGAGGAGTCAAAATGACTCTATTTGACTtcgatttttttttgctgcctctCTTACATTGCAGTACAAAACATTAAGGAGGACTTATACccatttttaatctttttttttgttccacccCAACTTTGACTGGGTCTCTAGTTGCATAATTACTATAAAAACCTTCAAATCCATCTGTAGTAGCATACTTTGGGACTGTAAAAGTATGTTAAAAAGCTACTCCATTAAAAGTCCAGCAGGGGTATTTGTTCTAAGTCTTTTTGACCTAGCTAATTTGTTCAAATACGGAGCAGTGTCAACTGGAGTCACTGTTTTTCTCACAGATTAAAGCTTCTGGAAGTGCCGTGTTACTGTACATGAGGTGCCGAACGCAATTAAATGCCAGTAATGAAAACTGCAGGAGCTTCGGTGGTAATTACCGTTCTACTCCTGGCTGAGCTTCACTCAGGGCAACTGGTGAGTGCAGCCACCACCCATACTCCAGAGGCAATTAGCAGACAATGCAGGCGGAGAGTGAGCTGTAATTTGGCAGTGAACAAGACAGGATGCGGGGTGGAAAAGGGGCTTGCTGTCTCAATATTGAGATCATTCCCTGGTTTGGTCATTAGTGATTTTCTGTCAGAGCTGGGAGGTGTCATCTTATGACAGAATGAGAACAGTTACTGTTCCTGATTGCCGGCACCGAACTTGAGGTAAAGAAGAGGGATGAGTCTGCtgttaataaaatacaaatgagATGCAACACAGTATCATTTAGGGATGTACAAATAGCTTGTGATTCCTGCCAGCACCACCTGCCACCTTTTCTGTTTGTTATCCCCCGTTTCTTTCCTCATTGCTTTCACTCTCCACTACCCTCTGTCAATTAAAGGCTAAAAAGCACCAGCAAAATAACTTCACGCTGATCCAATTAGTCGACTAGAGCATCAAGTGGGAGTATTAAAGCTCCTTTCAAACATTTATTCCTTAATCTGACACATCTGAATGTGTCTGCCTCATATTTGAGCCTGCTGGCTGTTTGTAGCAGCAATTATCCAGCCTTATACAATACCTTAAAACCTGAAGCATGAAAGGAAAGTTCAGGCAAGGGCTGATTTATGAGCAGCATTAGTTCTAGCCTGTACTGAGCGATCTGCAGTACACCCTGGGAGTGTGATGGGGTCCTGGCTTGGGCAAAGCAGGTCAAACACTCCTCATCTCCCATCACCTCTATGAAATCTTCCCAGCGAGCTACACATGAGCGACGTCTGCTAATGCTGTAACCTCACCTCTAACCTAAAGCTTGATAAGAAACATTGTCTGTCAAATTCAATCTGGGGCACAATGTCCCTTCAAATATAAGGCCATTTTCATCACATTTCATGCATATTCTACATCACTAACGTCCCCATGGACCACTGCTTTTCTGAGGCCTCAGTTCACTCGACTGTTCTGAAATGCACAGAGATGAGTTTTGACGTGCTTGATGGTTTGGACTCAATTCTTTACAGTTTACAATTCTTTCAGTCAAAccttcagagaaaaaaaacaagtacttCCTGCTCTGTACGCCCCCTTTCAGGCTGATTACAAACGTCACCACATGAGTGGAACAATAACACTTGAAGTACTAATTTCTCACTTGAGAAAGCATTGACTGTAGATCTGAAACTTTTTGCATTTTCAGGGCTGGATGAATGAAATACATGATTATGACCCAGAAACCTTCACTCTGGCTCTGACTCACTCCGTGTATGCCACCCTGGAAGGTTCCTGTCTTCGCCTGGACACCCCGCGTGCTAACATCAGCCGCAGAGCCACATACGATGAGAGAGTGCACGAGGCCACCTTTGTCAAGTCACGCTGCGTTCAGCTTGCAAAGAGCAAAGTAAGAAGACTTTGTcttctgtgactgtctgtgaCTGTATTAAAGCATTTTGCTGTTACACCCTATACCCTATAAAAAGGTCAGAGGTACCACCATCTGTAGTAATGATATAGTCAAATATATTACAGTCAAAATTAGGAATGAAGGCCATTGCATGCCTGTAAAAGATAAATAAGGAAGGTGCTTTGTATAAGCATGCTCAGATCGCATAATGACTGCATTTGAGTATGAATATTTTATGCATTGACATTTACACTGACATTTTTAGTGCAGAGTCTGATCAATAGTAGAGATAAGCCTTTTTTCAAATGGTGAATGAATTTTTAATCTATTTACTCTATACATTTGCTCTCTCTTTGTGTCACCCAAAGGTTTTCCTGCTGCCGCCTGCGTTGGCCCGGAAGAGGTTGTGGAACCCAAAGTATCCCATCTGCATCCAGGTagccagagaaaaaaaatccctggaagaagagggaggaaagtCAGATGAGGAACCAGAAGCTAAACCAGCTAATCCGAAACAAAGTTCCCCCAAACACAGCCAAGACTCTCCTGTCACACTTTACCTGTTCGGCCgcacaggaagagagaaagaggagtggtttcgtcatttcctgtttgcgtccatggacacagagagggagagggagggggaccGGCAGAGGCCTGGCAGATGTTTGTCCAGATCGGGTATGAGAAATGTTTATAATGCATTAGAGAAAAGAAGGCCTCCAGATAAGGCATCTATACAAATGCTGTATATGTGTGGATTATGGATTACATGCTCCAATTCTTTGCATTGCAAAGCCAATCCCTTTCAAGGGAACACACAGACCTCTCAGTGGTTTGGTGCCTCTGTTAGAAAAAACATTCTAACAGAGGCGCCAGCcttgttttggaaaaaaaaaatactggttCCTACATGTCTTGTGTTTAATTCATTAGTTGTGGACCCTACAATAAAACAGCTGTTTTGTCACACTTCTGCCTGGTGACTAATAAAACTGGATATTTTAGTGATATTTGACGTGATTATTATGTTTGCCTCATGTTTTTTCCAGCCAGAGGATGCTTAGCACAGCTTAGCATAAGGTTCATAGAGGTGAAGGGAAAAAGCCAGGATGGCTCTGACGCAGATGAAAGCAGCGTCAGAGTATCCACTGCACAGAGGTAACATCTTCTCCTTTAACCTGACTAAACATGTTCCTGTGTTCTTCCAGGTGACTCAGCGCCAGGTGCTCCTGTTCAAGGTAATTTCCCAAACAGCAGAGTGGGCAGCAGCGACGACGATGCCCCCTCCACACCTCCAGTCCCCTGTATCCCTGCTGCTCACTGTTATAGCACCAGTAAGGGCCTTTCCAGTCTTGACTACAGCAGCTACATGGCTCGTTTCCTGGCTGCAGAGGATTCAACCCCCCTCTCCAGTCCTGGAGCCAGCAGCACAGAAGCCAGCCCCACTATCAGAGGGAATGTGAGTTATGCTACAAGATTAAAAGAACTGtaatgttcttttcttttcttgaagCTTAAACCTGCACTTTGCTGTTTTTAGTGTACCTGTGATCTAACAGAGTACCCCGGGACGAGCCAGACTGCATGGGCGAATGCTCTAATTGGTCGAATCTTCTGGGATTTCCTGAGAGAGAAGTACTGGGCTGACGCTGTCTCCAACAAGATTCAGAAAAAGCTCAGCAAAATCAAAGTAATATATAGCAAAAGTTACAGAGTCACAGACGACAGATTAACCATAAATAATACACTTTGTAAACTTTAACTCCTATGTTCCTAACAGTTGCCTTACTTCATGAATGAACTGACTCTGACTGAGCTGGATATGGGCTGCTCTATGCCGCAAATCATTGCTACCTCCAGACCAGAGGTTAACCACAGAGGTGAGCACAGAGTGTATGCACAACAcaaaggcaacacacacacacacttgatgtAAGAGGTGTGTGAGAAGAGAATTGGATCCGACACGGTTATCCTGTCATAATCTCATAGAGCAGGGCAGCCATTACACCACGGCCTTCGACATGTAGAGCATATTggcttgtgtgtgagagtgtgtgtgagtatgtgtgtgtgtgtcaaatctGGCAGCTCCTAACAATGATGGGACATCAGTCTTATCAGAATAAGTGTAGGTGTGTGATCTCTCTTGATTTCTCCGCCCACAACATCGCATTAACAAATGATCCTGTttcccctcttcttcctgctcAGCCCACACGCACCAGCTCCTAGAGGGGATTAACAATCCACCCTAATTGATTATAAATTTAATTTCAAGGCTTGATAATCACAGTGAAAGCAGTTTAATCTGCCTACTAAGCAGAGTGTGTCCAGATTAGGTGGTGTATTTGTGGGAGCTTTGTCTTAGTTTTGGTAGTTGACCTCTTTGTGGTGCCCTCTGCAGGCTTGTGGGTGGAGCTACAGCTGGCCTACACCGGTAACCTGCAAATGACTCTGCAAACCAAATTCAACCTTTCCAAGCTGGGCAAAGAGAGCAGTCAGGATACAGTGCACTGTATGACTGAAGCTGGTAGCGCACGGTCAGTGCTACACACTACATAAACTCTAACAATGAACATTTTTACTGACTTCAGTCACATTTATTGCATACGTTTTGTGTATATGAAGTGTTCAGATTATTCATCTTGACTACTGACAACAATAATGATAAATATAATGCCTCAGTATTCAGACATCTGCAGAATTTGGCCTGTGTTGCTGAGTGAAGTTGGATTATTCTTATCATTTGTACATTTTCTATAGCACACACCGACATCTCTGCCACTACAGAGCTTTGCACTACATTGATTAGCGACCTGTCTGTCATAAAACCCACCGTGGTAGGGATTACAGTCTGCAAAGCCTCACATTAGCTATCTTTGTGCTTCATCTAAAGCTGAAAAGCTGTGTTTGTAAATCTTGTCTTGCCAGGGATGTGTTCTCTCTTATACTGTAATATTCCAGGTACAAGTTAGGATGTAAAGCAAACATGCTTCTACAACAATCTGTCCATCTCTGacgtgtctgtctgtttacccTCCCAGCTGCAGGCCCGTTCTCAGTGTGTTGGCGGATAGTGAGGAGGAGTCTTCCAGTGCTGGGTCgtctgatgaggaggagctgcttCCCACTGAGCCAGTGGGAGAGAAGGGCTCCACACCACCAACCGAAGGGTAGATGTACATCACAGATAAAAATCCTGGGTTATATATGTGATTAACAAACAGTAACAGAAGCATAATGTACCGCGAAGTGTTACTTCTAACCATCTGCCTTGTGAATGTTCATTTTTCTAAATTAGAAAATAAACTGTGCAGCCAGCACACTCCAGATGGCCGTTGATGTCATTTAAATTCCAGACCAGCATCTTGTCAAATTTTGACTTCAGCCTCTGAATACTAAATCTGCTGACAAGATGTAGGATCACACTAACACTGTCTGCTTGGCTAATCCTCTCATACAGGACAGGGGGTGGAAAGACTGGAAGGAAGATTTTGAGATTTGTGGACAAAATCACGAAATCCAAGTACTTCCAGAAGGCCACAGAGAATGAGTTTATTAAGAAGAAGTTTGAAGAGATGTCCAACACACCCCTGCTGCTCACCGTGGAGGTTCAAGAGCTGTCAGGGACTCTGGTCGTCAACATCCCACCGCCCCCTACAGACAGAATATGGTAGGAGTGAGCTAGCACATGTAGAAGAGGCAAATAAATAACCAGATATTACATCTCACAATTATGCAAGCTTGTCAGTGCAAGTGATGCAAACACTGTGTGCGTTCATGTCTGACATTTGGGGACAGACActagaaaacaacagcagataACTGGGGACAGACAGTCAAAATGGGGACAAAACAACATGAGTCTTGGCCAGTGGtgaaggttagggttagggaagCAGTTGTTGATGTAACTTTATGCAAATGATACGAGTAGGCACACAGGGAGCTAGCTCAGAAGCTAACAAGGTATTAAAATATGCATAAAAAAGCTGACAATAATTGAAACCAATtcttaaaacacattaaaaatgcaaaagaaCGGACACATTTAAAGAGAAATATACATTTAGATCTGATTACTTCATTTCTTTTCCTATTCTTTAAATGATTGTGTTGCCATGTGCTGCAAGTCATAAGTGCACTTTCACTTCACAAGTAACACATTTAGAAACAAACCAGCAACATGCTGCGTTTCTGCAGTGTGACTCACATTTCCCTTCTAATCTCCTGCCAGGAGAACGTTTATTTATTCACTGTGTGAACTTACTTTGAGAATGATTCAAGCGCCGTGTGAGAAATGAAAGTCTGAAACAGTCTCATTATGAATGCAAAGCATCTGAATGTCCTCCGCAGGTACAGCTTCTGTGTGCCTCCTAAGCTTGACCTGCGCGTCCATCCCAAACTGGGAGAGCGGGAGGTGACTTTCTGTCATGTGACCGAGTGGATTGAAAAGAAACTGCAGGATGAGTTTCAGGTAAAGAAACAAACCCTCATTCTACAAATGATACAGCCATTTTACCTATAACATTCCTTTTGATCCTCTGCAGAAAGTCTTTGTCCTGCCAAACATGGATGACATTTACTTACCCCTGATGCACTCGGGGGTGGACAACCCTCACCCTCCTGAGACCCAGCAGTCCCACAACTCCTCCACAGACTCCATAGAGAGGATCCAACCTGACATCTGTGGCGCAGAATCTGACCAGTGCCTCACTATGACCTGACCTCGCAGGAAGCTTAGCCACTCTCACTCACCAACCCTCATGATAATGATGTCAGAGCAAAGAGTGTCTAACATGTATAGCGCTGTTATTCAGATGGCTGATAATGAGTTTAAGGTTCTCTGTATCACCTTTAAGAGAAC from Parambassis ranga chromosome 19, fParRan2.1, whole genome shotgun sequence includes these protein-coding regions:
- the tex2l gene encoding testis-expressed protein 2; the encoded protein is MAESGKHGERGSKDKAGEVGGTGERPLHEPHGLSPSGSTSTGTKRHLPRGIVIQLTGTEGEWDSLDDSELIFSLDHDEDYPSISLSKDRQHSVEEDGGLQSQTFHVPLSPSSPGSLGNCSTLGPSFLSPGPSSPTHRPLASLVKSLSTELELKEGSSLRPKPFLSLVKSISTEISRSEPEVSQSKSDSRLNLHLWRQLTQPKTRSNGDSRTAPPSPSSLSPSGEGPKGGFFKMELEDTKRKLSEAVQEPLSSMFSKIMREESVGSPKHQCKTQGSQQTSCRSWGRESSTDTVLSESPVRNSRKADADNLPVFEWPSVRHLGRIQRSPCPVHHHRQHHRGEELEICTDGDTMQVLAVETHRQERRPPGSATVGTSVPQPQRPLPQMSLFCVAVLSYGYFILPLSPYFSGLALGMAMGFLLGLLLIRMGSSKSSSCSAPTFRPAQTLLGEGILTGDMVCNESDNLKGWMNEIHDYDPETFTLALTHSVYATLEGSCLRLDTPRANISRRATYDERVHEATFVKSRCVQLAKSKVFLLPPALARKRLWNPKYPICIQVAREKKSLEEEGGKSDEEPEAKPANPKQSSPKHSQDSPVTLYLFGRTGREKEEWFRHFLFASMDTEREREGDRQRPGRCLSRSGDSAPGAPVQGNFPNSRVGSSDDDAPSTPPVPCIPAAHCYSTSKGLSSLDYSSYMARFLAAEDSTPLSSPGASSTEASPTIRGNCTCDLTEYPGTSQTAWANALIGRIFWDFLREKYWADAVSNKIQKKLSKIKLPYFMNELTLTELDMGCSMPQIIATSRPEVNHRGLWVELQLAYTGNLQMTLQTKFNLSKLGKESSQDTVHCMTEAGSARCRPVLSVLADSEEESSSAGSSDEEELLPTEPVGEKGSTPPTEGTGGGKTGRKILRFVDKITKSKYFQKATENEFIKKKFEEMSNTPLLLTVEVQELSGTLVVNIPPPPTDRIWYSFCVPPKLDLRVHPKLGEREVTFCHVTEWIEKKLQDEFQKVFVLPNMDDIYLPLMHSGVDNPHPPETQQSHNSSTDSIERIQPDICGAESDQCLTMT